From a region of the Methanosarcinales archaeon genome:
- a CDS encoding pyridoxamine 5'-phosphate oxidase family protein — protein MVNLPDEAIEMFSNENCDKEKPLIWVSTVGTDSMPHSVPVCFVKVIDKDKLLIAVNFITHTATNIKMGSMVSVSVAVPYNGYMTVGKGKVYTSGELFEDAAGRVKERFGGKVESKAAILFQIQRIYKLTPTASKKEIT, from the coding sequence ATGGTAAACTTACCAGATGAAGCCATTGAGATGTTTAGCAACGAGAATTGTGATAAAGAAAAACCGCTGATTTGGGTATCCACTGTGGGGACTGATTCAATGCCCCATTCTGTACCTGTCTGTTTTGTAAAGGTCATTGATAAGGATAAATTATTGATAGCAGTGAATTTCATCACCCATACAGCAACAAATATCAAAATGGGATCCATGGTATCGGTCAGCGTAGCTGTTCCATATAATGGTTATATGACAGTGGGTAAAGGAAAAGTGTATACAAGCGGAGAGTTGTTTGAAGATGCAGCTGGCAGGGTCAAAGAGAGATTCGGAGGTAAGGTCGAATCCAAAGCAGCCATCCTGTTCCAAATTCAGAGGATTTACAAGCTTACTCCTACAGCAAGCAAGAAAGAGATTACTTAA
- a CDS encoding small multi-drug export protein encodes MMKLLTVFGLGIIELWAAIPAGFALNLHSVTIGLIAAIGAMVGAGTVLVLGERVRNRLIRHRIGTYSNAQHGRIYQIWQRYGIIGLGLLAPLLTGAPLGVAIGLSLGAPAWRLLFWICIGIVLWSIMLTFLGVLGLAGINSLGH; translated from the coding sequence ATGATGAAGTTGCTGACAGTGTTTGGCCTGGGAATAATTGAGTTGTGGGCAGCGATCCCGGCGGGCTTCGCACTTAATCTCCATTCTGTAACAATAGGTTTAATAGCAGCCATTGGTGCCATGGTAGGTGCAGGGACTGTCCTGGTGTTAGGTGAACGTGTACGAAATCGGTTGATCCGGCACCGTATTGGAACTTATTCAAATGCACAACATGGAAGGATATATCAGATCTGGCAACGCTATGGGATTATTGGATTAGGGCTATTAGCACCCTTGCTCACAGGTGCACCTCTTGGAGTTGCGATTGGGCTTTCACTGGGGGCACCAGCCTGGCGCTTATTATTTTGGATATGTATCGGGATAGTTCTTTGGAGCATAATGTTAACATTTCTTGGTGTATTGGGTTTGGCAGGCATTAACTCGTTAGGACATTAA
- the pscS gene encoding O-phospho-L-seryl-tRNA:Cys-tRNA synthase: MYEKFKNIKRSTSGAINIDPLQRGGILTEEARQALLEWGDGYSVCDFCPGVLDMIKTPPIYDFVHRALPEFLGADEARVTNGARESKFAIMHAMAEKGDWIVLDQSAHYTSFVAAQRAGLNVKVVPNSGSPDYHIAPEAYLVTIQEVIKESGHPPVLGLVTYPDGNYGNLPDAEQIASICHEYDVPLILNGAYAVGKMPVNARELGADFIVGSGHKSMASSGPIGVMGVSEQYSEKIFKKSPTHKLKEIELLGCTARGATIMTMLASFPTVVERTKHWDQEVDKARWFASQLEQLGLIQLGQKPHNHDLMFFEAPILFEMSQTAKDGRYFLYKELKARNIHGIKPGLTKYFKLSTYGLPESELKVVVDAFDEIINS, encoded by the coding sequence GTGTATGAAAAATTCAAAAACATCAAGCGTTCCACTTCAGGAGCCATCAATATCGACCCCCTCCAGCGCGGCGGGATACTGACTGAAGAGGCCAGACAAGCCCTGTTGGAATGGGGTGACGGTTATTCAGTTTGTGATTTCTGTCCTGGAGTACTGGATATGATAAAGACCCCACCCATATATGATTTCGTGCACAGGGCCCTGCCAGAATTCCTGGGAGCGGACGAGGCCAGAGTGACCAACGGTGCCAGGGAGTCTAAGTTCGCTATTATGCATGCAATGGCAGAGAAAGGGGACTGGATAGTACTGGACCAGAGTGCCCATTATACTTCATTTGTGGCTGCCCAGCGTGCAGGGCTTAATGTTAAGGTGGTACCCAATTCAGGTTCACCTGATTACCATATTGCACCAGAAGCTTACTTAGTTACAATCCAGGAAGTTATCAAAGAATCGGGGCACCCACCAGTTTTGGGTCTTGTCACATATCCTGACGGTAACTACGGCAACCTTCCCGATGCAGAACAGATCGCTTCTATCTGCCATGAGTATGACGTGCCATTGATATTAAACGGTGCATATGCGGTAGGCAAGATGCCTGTGAACGCCAGAGAACTGGGTGCGGATTTCATAGTGGGCAGCGGGCATAAATCCATGGCATCCTCAGGACCCATAGGCGTAATGGGGGTCTCAGAGCAGTATTCTGAAAAGATATTCAAAAAATCCCCCACCCACAAGTTAAAAGAGATAGAACTACTGGGCTGCACTGCCAGGGGTGCCACTATAATGACCATGCTGGCCTCTTTCCCAACAGTGGTGGAACGGACCAAACACTGGGACCAGGAAGTGGACAAGGCCAGGTGGTTCGCATCCCAACTGGAACAGCTGGGTCTGATACAGCTGGGCCAGAAGCCACACAATCACGACCTGATGTTCTTTGAGGCACCGATATTATTCGAGATGTCCCAGACTGCCAAAGATGGCCGTTATTTCCTGTATAAGGAATTAAAAGCCCGGAACATCCACGGCATCAAGCCCGGGCTTACTAAATATTTCAAGCTGAGCACTTATGGACTGCCTGAATCTGAGCTGAAAGTGGTAGTGGATGCCTTTGATGAGATCATAAATTCGTAA
- a CDS encoding DEAD/DEAH box helicase, whose translation MESLNMEKFKNLGISVNLLKSINDENFDCPTEIQEKSIPLILAGKDIIAGSATGSGKTLAFACGILQNAEKGNGIQALILTPTRELAEQVSSAFKKFSKFSPLKIIAVYGGMGINEQIRALKTADVVVGTPGRMLDHIERKTIKLNKVETLVLDEADRMLDMGFKEDVTKIVNKCPEDRQTLLFSATISKDIVKLGRKYMNEPIHINVESNIDASLLDQSYYRVQDNMKFSLLMHLLKNENSNRVMVFCNTKRYTDTIAKNLRSSGVDAQAIHGGLTQNQRNNVMKRFHAGKAGVLVCTDVAARGLDIIGVSHVYNYDIPIESKQYIHRIGRTARAGNEGKAINILSRKDNDNFKDVLKFNDVVIREEKLPDFKKVEMKRSVQVGIKHNNNKHISRKRPDSNRHKNR comes from the coding sequence ATGGAAAGTTTAAATATGGAAAAATTTAAAAATCTTGGCATTAGTGTCAACCTTCTAAAATCTATAAATGATGAAAATTTCGATTGTCCTACCGAAATACAGGAAAAATCGATCCCGTTAATCCTTGCAGGGAAAGATATTATAGCCGGATCGGCTACTGGTTCAGGAAAAACCCTTGCATTTGCCTGTGGCATATTACAAAATGCTGAAAAAGGAAATGGGATACAGGCATTGATCCTGACTCCTACAAGAGAATTAGCAGAGCAGGTTTCAAGTGCTTTTAAGAAATTCTCGAAGTTCAGTCCTTTGAAAATTATTGCAGTTTATGGTGGTATGGGGATCAATGAGCAGATCAGGGCTTTAAAGACAGCAGATGTGGTGGTAGGAACACCTGGCAGGATGCTTGATCATATCGAAAGAAAGACAATCAAATTAAATAAGGTAGAAACACTGGTGCTTGATGAAGCAGACCGGATGTTAGATATGGGATTTAAGGAAGATGTGACTAAAATTGTTAATAAATGCCCAGAGGACCGGCAGACCCTTTTATTCTCTGCTACGATCTCAAAAGATATTGTCAAGCTTGGCAGAAAATATATGAATGAACCGATCCATATAAACGTTGAGTCTAATATTGATGCATCACTATTGGACCAGAGCTATTATAGAGTTCAAGATAATATGAAATTTTCTTTACTCATGCATCTATTGAAGAATGAAAACTCAAACCGTGTAATGGTTTTTTGTAATACGAAAAGATATACTGACACGATCGCTAAGAACCTGAGATCTTCGGGTGTGGATGCACAGGCTATTCATGGCGGATTAACCCAGAACCAGCGAAACAATGTCATGAAGCGATTCCATGCAGGGAAGGCGGGTGTTCTTGTATGCACAGATGTGGCTGCAAGGGGGCTTGATATCATTGGTGTTTCCCATGTTTACAATTATGATATTCCCATAGAGAGTAAGCAGTATATCCACAGGATCGGAAGAACCGCAAGAGCTGGAAACGAAGGAAAGGCAATAAATATTCTTTCCAGAAAGGATAATGATAATTTTAAAGATGTATTGAAATTTAATGATGTCGTGATAAGGGAAGAAAAGCTGCCTGATTTTAAAAAGGTTGAAATGAAAAGGTCAGTGCAAGTTGGAATTAAACATAACAACAATAAACACATCTCTAGAAAAAGGCCTGATTCTAACAGGCACAAGAATCGATAG
- a CDS encoding CcmD family protein: METLISNISYAKSMLAAFGVVWIVFLIYTFRLIQKRKILKHQMELLKNIGN; this comes from the coding sequence GTGGAAACATTAATTTCGAATATTTCATATGCCAAGTCCATGTTAGCTGCATTTGGTGTTGTCTGGATCGTCTTTTTAATATATACATTCAGACTAATACAAAAAAGAAAAATACTCAAGCATCAGATGGAATTATTAAAGAATATCGGTAATTAA
- a CDS encoding class I SAM-dependent methyltransferase, with product MNSKREVVKLSDIENRDVAATSFVTLYCHSIESQSNDPILDDQKAVEITRELNKILLVSENRLDKDLVKGKLKKELVIHVAIRAKQYDRYVRDFLENSPDGIVVNIGCGLDSRFLRVDNGRVMFYDLDLPEVIEIKKLFFEENERYHFISSSVLNHEWMSIVLEHEGHFLFVAEGVFMYLDLQDVQSLILKLQSEFPGSELVCEVFNSLWLRKPLKRMMNYKMQHQLHLGKDATFHFGIRDSQEMEEWHAGIEFLDDWSYFDSEEKKLGWLKMFRNIEFFRKTQWTVHYKLN from the coding sequence ATGAATTCCAAGAGGGAAGTGGTTAAATTGTCAGATATTGAAAATCGTGATGTTGCCGCAACGTCTTTTGTTACCCTGTATTGTCACTCTATTGAAAGCCAGTCAAATGATCCGATATTGGATGACCAAAAAGCAGTTGAGATCACCCGGGAACTGAACAAAATATTGTTGGTTTCAGAAAATAGACTTGATAAGGACCTGGTTAAAGGCAAACTGAAAAAGGAATTGGTAATCCATGTTGCCATTCGGGCAAAACAATATGACAGATATGTTCGTGATTTTCTTGAGAATTCACCTGATGGGATTGTTGTCAACATCGGGTGTGGATTAGATTCCCGGTTTTTACGTGTAGATAATGGGAGAGTAATGTTTTATGATCTTGATCTCCCTGAAGTGATTGAGATCAAGAAACTATTCTTTGAAGAGAATGAAAGGTATCATTTCATTTCGTCATCAGTATTGAATCATGAGTGGATGTCGATCGTTTTAGAACATGAAGGACATTTCCTATTTGTGGCAGAGGGTGTTTTTATGTACCTGGATCTGCAAGACGTGCAGTCATTGATCCTGAAGCTCCAATCCGAATTTCCTGGTTCTGAACTGGTGTGTGAAGTTTTTAACTCGTTGTGGTTACGAAAACCACTCAAGAGAATGATGAATTACAAAATGCAACACCAATTGCATCTAGGGAAAGATGCAACATTTCATTTTGGGATCCGTGATAGTCAAGAAATGGAAGAATGGCATGCTGGCATTGAATTTCTTGATGATTGGTCGTATTTTGATTCGGAAGAAAAGAAACTTGGATGGTTAAAAATGTTCAGGAATATTGAATTTTTCAGGAAAACTCAATGGACTGTTCATTATAAGCTCAACTAA
- a CDS encoding radical SAM protein, with protein MRVYDKSYIKLNAETKNGKVQLVSEGTLSPVAKPILNRINKIFLEEKPISVSADNIIISTWAPPVPSTAFDRLISAQIASMLKKRVPDQASIGITMRCPNKCIHCGAADIIADPELSLDEVNRAVDESIDLGSYLISFDGGEPLLRKDLPDMVRHVDKTRAIATTFTSGFGLTPEKARELKSAGLYAVRVSIDSPRQEEHDRVRGRKGSYAEAMQGIDNALEAGLLTDMFVVVSPNNIDELEDFYSLAESKGMHEVSFYEIIAVGRWLDHEDETVGPRDVDRLSTFQKEKNKLLDGPRITAFPFFMGPDMFGCFAGRRWVHITSAGDVLPCAYTPLTFGNIREEPLKDIWKRMGSNYKKSASSCLMRNPDFRAKYIYTIPEDAQMPFNMVKNGGKI; from the coding sequence ATGCGCGTCTATGATAAATCATATATTAAATTAAATGCTGAGACCAAAAATGGCAAGGTCCAGCTGGTATCAGAGGGAACCCTATCCCCTGTAGCTAAACCCATTCTCAACCGAATTAACAAAATATTCCTTGAAGAAAAGCCGATTTCTGTTTCTGCTGATAATATCATTATCTCTACCTGGGCACCCCCGGTACCAAGCACGGCTTTCGACCGACTTATTTCAGCCCAGATAGCTTCGATGCTAAAAAAACGAGTTCCTGACCAGGCTTCGATCGGGATTACCATGCGCTGTCCCAATAAATGTATCCATTGCGGTGCTGCAGATATAATAGCTGATCCCGAACTGTCGCTGGATGAGGTCAACAGAGCAGTTGATGAGTCCATTGATCTGGGGTCTTATCTCATTTCATTTGACGGGGGTGAGCCTTTGCTGCGAAAGGATCTCCCCGATATGGTACGGCATGTGGATAAAACCCGGGCCATTGCCACTACGTTCACTTCCGGGTTTGGATTGACCCCTGAAAAAGCCAGGGAGTTAAAAAGCGCAGGTCTGTATGCTGTACGTGTAAGTATTGACAGCCCCCGACAGGAAGAACACGACAGGGTCAGAGGCAGGAAGGGGTCCTATGCAGAAGCCATGCAAGGCATTGACAATGCACTGGAAGCAGGTCTGTTGACCGATATGTTCGTAGTGGTCTCACCCAATAATATTGATGAACTGGAAGATTTCTACAGTCTTGCTGAATCAAAAGGTATGCATGAGGTTTCCTTCTATGAGATCATCGCTGTAGGGCGGTGGCTGGACCATGAGGATGAGACAGTGGGTCCCAGGGATGTGGATAGATTAAGCACTTTCCAGAAAGAAAAGAACAAACTTCTTGATGGACCAAGAATTACTGCATTCCCGTTTTTCATGGGGCCTGATATGTTCGGATGCTTTGCAGGCAGGCGGTGGGTCCATATAACTTCTGCAGGGGATGTCCTGCCATGTGCTTATACGCCTTTGACCTTCGGCAATATCAGGGAAGAACCGCTTAAGGATATTTGGAAACGCATGGGTTCCAACTACAAGAAAAGCGCTTCAAGCTGCTTGATGCGTAACCCGGATTTCAGGGCAAAATATATTTATACTATCCCGGAAGATGCTCAGATGCCTTTTAATATGGTTAAAAATGGGGGAAAAATATGA
- a CDS encoding rhodanese-like domain-containing protein codes for MKKYLIIILLLLSTSVLGCLTNVPEEDNGESVKYISIPVSEAKIKVDSGEYFILDVRTQEEYDAGHIANSLLIPHTDISDRLDEVPEDMPILVYCRSGRRSAIASQALIDNGYSEVYNMQGGFNEWENAGYPVQK; via the coding sequence ATGAAGAAATATCTTATAATTATTTTATTGTTGCTCAGCACTTCAGTACTTGGTTGTTTGACAAACGTACCTGAAGAGGATAATGGAGAATCTGTAAAATATATTTCCATCCCGGTTAGCGAGGCTAAAATTAAGGTGGATAGCGGAGAGTATTTTATTCTTGATGTGCGCACCCAGGAAGAATATGATGCAGGGCATATTGCAAATTCTTTACTGATACCCCACACCGATATCTCTGACAGGCTGGATGAAGTCCCAGAGGATATGCCAATACTGGTTTATTGCAGGAGCGGTAGGCGCAGTGCTATAGCTAGCCAGGCTCTGATCGATAATGGGTATTCAGAAGTATATAATATGCAAGGCGGATTCAATGAATGGGAGAACGCGGGATATCCTGTCCAGAAATAA